One Emys orbicularis isolate rEmyOrb1 chromosome 20, rEmyOrb1.hap1, whole genome shotgun sequence genomic window, ccaggagtagaatcaAGGTGGGCGAGCCGTCTCTTCCTGCcgtagggagcagcctgctttgtcacCCTCTGTTTAGAGAGCCAccggctttgtctctttctgttGTATAAAGCAGCCTGCTTCGCCTCTATCTTGatttgggttcttgtgtgtaaTTCTATTGGATTCTCAGAAAGAAAGGCATTTTacactgcaaccttccagcagGAGTATTTGATATTTGTCTGTGACTTCTCTGTGTGGGTACCATGAACATACCAGCCATGAAGGGGTCAGAGGCGCGGCTACCCCAGAACTGTGGCAAATGGCTCTGTGGTTCCACCCACTCTATCAACTGGCTCATACATGTGCAAGTTCCCTTCTTATCTCATTTCAGCCCATCTGTGACAAATCCCCCAACTGGAGATTTGGCTGCATCACAGACCCCAGCGCCGATCTACTGCTTCTCCAACACCATGGAGGCTTCTCTTGCCGTCTGCATCCTCGCTGCTCTCCTGGCTACGGGTGAGTGGGGTCTGTTCCTACAGGGGCTGATTTCCTAACTTCTCCAACGTACGAACAGCTCAGAGCTGCCTGCCGGGTGAAACTGTTAACGCACGTAACCGAAAAGCAGCCACAGAATAacgggggctgagctgggggcgtCAGAGTGACAATGTCCgaggaggagagggctggaagTCACAAAGTCCCTGTGACAGCGAGTGAAACAATTGTGGAAATGGGAGGAAATATTTACAGTTTAAATCACTAGAACTGAGTCATGACTGGGCACGTTTCAGAGCTGGCCAGAGGCCAAGGGCATTTCGACCGGGGATTGTCTGTTGTGTGACAGGCAGCGGGTCTGAACTTCAGTAGCAGGAGCTCAAGGGAATCTGAAGGGCGGGTCAATGTGATCCTCAGCCAGTGTCAATGGGGCCAGggcccagctggtgtcaatggggcacagctgcactggagtcagtggggccagggcccaGCCAGAGTCAGGGGGGTGGAGCTgaactggagtcagtggggccagggcccaGTCGGTGTCAGGGGGGCCCAGctgcactggagtcagtggggcagggcccagtCGGTGTCAGGGGGGCCCAGCTGCACTGGAGTCGATGGCAGGTGTCAATTGGCCCTTGCTGAGAGCGACACCGGCTCACACCCGCTGGGGATCTCTCTGGGGTTTGTGAGGTGGGAAAACCCACCGGGGAACTAAAATCTGCAGCAAACCTGGGGAGATGCAGCCCCCGAGCAGTGTGAAATGTCTGTAGCCAGCGGGGACCAGGGACCTAACTGGGGCAGCGCGGTGGATGAGGGACGCCAGGGCGCTGTACCCGgagcttccctacagagcccaggGGAAGGTGAGGGAGGGACAAATCCAGGTGGCTCATGTTCTCTCTCCGTCCCCAGGGGCCTGTCTGCAGTGTGAGGTTTGCAGAGGCCAAGGAATCAGATGCACAGGCAACCGACAGACCTGCGGTGCTGGGCAGGACTTTTGTGGCATCACTTGGCTAGAATCCACATTGGATAGGTGAGAGGGAccccactagggttaccatatttccacaatcaaaaaagagggcactggggggggggaagccccactctagccccgccccacccccatccactccctcccacttcccaccccctgactgcccccctcagaacccccaacccccccccgcttcttgtcccctgactgccgcctcctgagaacccccaaaactaactgccccccctaggaccgtccccccacctgcctaaggctctgggagggggattgggtggggggaggaggtctggggtgcaggtcctgggctggggattagggtgcaggaggggtgcagggtgcaggctccgggctggggcagggggtgggtgtgcaggagggggtgagggatgcaggctctgggatggagtttgggggtgggaggcagtgcaaagggtgggggtgcaggctttgggagagagtttgagggcaggagggggtgtgtgggaaggggtagggggtttgggagggagtttggggataggaggggtgcaggggtgagggctgtgggtctgaggatgaggggttcatgatgcaggagggggctcagggctggggcagaggattagggtgcagggggatgagggttggggctgaggatgaggggttcatgatgcaggagggggctcagggctggggcagaggattagggtgcggggtgatgagggctggggatgaggggttcatgatgcaggagggggctcagggctggggcagaggattagggtgcagggggatgagggttggggctcaggatgaggggttcacaatGCAGGAgcgggctcagagctggggcagaggattagggtgcagggggatgagggctggggctgaggggtttggggcgttggagaggctcagggctagggtggaagggcagggtaagggcagcctgctttgccattagtggatggggggcactaggaccctggggcagcagacagcagttgctgctgggagggcataggaatgtgctactccggcagcacaagcaggcacggGAGAGGGGGGGGGACGCGCAGAGGGGgcgtggcaggtggaggccggggtcccatccaaccctccccctgttccctgactgccccccgggactccccttaccgtGCCCACgccggtcagatgctggctcctCCAGGTGGAGGCAAAACACGCCTCCCCCGCAGagtgagcaggggaggggctctggctgctggaggccaatgggagcgactcaatcaggcccagccgcccaatcagccgcgccgcactctgcatggaagggaggggaggtgggaaaatcccggaccttttaaccttgttaccaattcctcccggacggctatttaaagacgaaaaagccggacatgtcctggGAAATACggatggatggtaaccctagacccCACCCAACCTGGGCCAGGGAACAGGctggggagccaggacgcctgggttctctcctcgtcccagctctgggaagggcgTGGGGTGGGTGGGTCTGAGCAGCGGGTaaggagccaggacgcctgggttctctcctcgtcccagctctgggaagggcgTGGGGTGGGTGGGTCTGAGCAGCGGGTaaggagccaggacgcctgggttctattgcaGACCCTGTGGCTAGCTCCCCAATGGGGCCTTCTGCTCAGCATTGCGATGCCGAACCCCCAGGCGACTCGCCAGCCAGTGGGTCGGGGCCCGGCTCCCTGTACGGTGTATGGGGAGAAGGAGGCACCTGAGGATGGGATCTGCCAGagccagcatgcagagcagacaactgcctaaaccagccaataggaaatgctgaggaaagGGGTGTggcttaagccccgcccctcgcCCGGAGTTAAGCCCCTAAGTCTGGGCTGAATGGAGGCGCCCAGCTCTGCTTGGaatccacagctgggaaccccTCGCCGGGAATCCGGGGTCTGGACCGGGTCAGCCTTGCGAATGAcggctgtggaggaggggctgCCAGGAGACCCCAGCAGCTAGGGGCTCAGCTGGACCCTGAGGGAGAcaagttcaaatccccactcgGCCTGAATCGGGTTGAGGTCTTCAGCCCAGATCTCTCTCCTCCTACGGTCGTGCCTGGCCCCCTGGCTCCCGGGTGGGTGTCTCAGGAGATTCAGGGAGACCAAAGTCTTTGGaaatttttaattgcttttgtGGGAGGAAATTTCAACTCTAGTGGGTGGGGCCGTCAAGAAGTCGATTAGTCTTAGAGTGGCCTCTAGTGGTGAAATGTGGCAGCACAGGCCAGGAGCTACagtccctggggctgaagctgaagcctgagcaatttagctttgCGGTGCCCGCTGTGGCAATTGCCcggcttgctaccccttaatgccaggcctggcttttatatgcagaaaaacagttgtggtggcacagctgggctgtggagtttttctagcatgttgggggtggggggctgagaatgaaaaaggttgagaatccctgtcCTATACGACATACCCATTACTACACCCCAGAATGgggttagccttttttgcaactgtgtcACATGGTTGGCTcctgttcaatttgtgatccacgaTCACCCCCAGATCCTTGTCAGCGGTACGACCCCCTAGCCAGTGATGCCCCATTGGGTAGGGGTGCATctgatttttttgccttcctgagtgtcggactttgcacttgtcttgaCTGAGTTTCATCTCGTTGACTGGAGACCAATCTGGCAAGGTCGTTTTGAATGCTCATCCCGCCCTCCAAAGTGGAAAACCTTGTGGCAGAAGTTGAGGACCCTTCACTCTAacaatgggccattgaagaaACTCCTCGGCCCCTGAGGAGCCACTGGCCAACCCCTGCGATTCAGCAAACCACGTGAAGCCATGTGATCTGCTCacgtgaccctggactccatcttgtgccggTAACTTTCCACAAACAAGGGCTGTGACCTTCGTTTGGGCCAGTACATTTCTGTGCACAGGGTATAAAAAGGCACTTGAGACACCTGCATATTGTCTTGATTTCCCTACCATTTCTCCGGGCTGGCTTTCTAACACGGAAGCTCTTAACAAGGTCTGACGACCCCCAAGCTGTTTGGGTGAGTCCAGAGAGACCTCTGACCGCTAGCGATTTATCGCACCCTGCTGTGATCCCGATCTATGGACAGTGAAAATCACTGGtgggtattaaaaaaaacaaggagtccagtggcaccttaaaaactaacagatttatttgggcataagctttcgtgagtagtGGGGtttttaacccacaaaagcttatgcccaaataaatctgttagtctttaaggtgccaccagactccttgttgtttttgtggatacagactaacacggctaccccctgatacttgtggGTATATGATCCACTAACCACTTATAACTCTATTCTATTATTTAAACCTTTACTTTCCTAGTtactaagggcaggtccacactggggcgggggatcgatctaggaaacgcaacttcagctacgagaatagcgtagctgaagtggacgtttcctagatcgaactaaatttacttacttcgggtccacgcggcgcaggcaagctcccccgtcgacagcgcttcctcctctcggcgagcaggagttccgcagtcgacgggggagcgcttctgggatcgatctatcgcgtccagatgagacgcgataaatcgatcccagaagatcgatctctacccgccgaatcaggcgggtagtgtggaccagccctaaaagGACTGCCAGCCGCATGCTtactgggtaagatctgactcatatattgacctggctaagtgGCTAATCCATTGGGAGCAGAAGGACGCTAATTCTGGGGAAACTGGTTTTCAGGAACAATTCACCATAAAGTCTAAAAAGTGTCCGGGtggtgagccaagggctggaCTGCCCACGGGGCCTGTGTTTGTGGCTTCTTTTGCGGTGATACACACGCTCATCTCTGTCACTGGCTCAGTAAACTCTAATGATAGAATCAGCAGCCATGTGGAGTGCGTCTGTCCTAGTTGTCAGCGGTGTGTCCTGAATGGGGTATTCTCAGCCTTGACCCACTGAGGGACAGGGTCAGGGGGATGTGACAGACAGGAAGAAAATCGTGCCATGCCATGGAAAAAAGTGACTAGAAAACTGCTATTTCCCCTGTCGCACAGTACGAAAactgggggtcacccaatgaaatgaacaggcagcaggtttcatACAAACAAgaggctgcacttttccccacactgcacaattaacctgtggaactcactgccggGGATGGGCAAAAGTATAGCAGGGTTTGgaaaagaactagatcagttcctggaggatagggccatccaTGGCTATTGGCCAAAACGGTCAGAGACACAACGCcttactctgggtgtccctaaacctccaactgctacaagctgggaggggaagacaggggtGGGTCTCTCCCGAATTGCACTGTTCTGTGCACCGCCCGTGAAGTTCTGGGTGTGCCCCTGTCGGACACAGGGCCACCTGCACCATTCACCTGACCCGGTGCGGCCGCGCTTCTGTTCTTACCTGGCTTCTTGCCGACCCCACCCATGAGAATTAAAATGTCCTCATTGAAATAAACAGAGAAACAACAAATCCGGAGTTCGCTCTTCAGCGTGTTTTATTCAGTGCAACAATATAAAGGGGATGTGAGTCCACCCGGGAGCTGGGAAGccctggaggggagaggggctaaCGCGGGCTGCAGGAGGTATTTCAGTGTGATGTTACCGTTGCACCGGGTGGGGATTCAGGAGAGAAGGTTCAGCAGGAGGAGCCCAGCGAGGGCCGGGAGGAGGAGCCCAGCTGCTCCTGGTGCCCCGCCCGCCGCACCGGAGGGGTCTGTGCATTTGGCCATGGTTAGACTTGCACTGATCCCTGCGACGGTTCCCGAACCCACTTGTAGCTGGTCGCAGATGGACTGGGAAACACAGCCCTTCATGACCATCTGCACGGGGTTTCGACCtgcgggggcgggagggaagcAGTTGATTGTGGCAAGGAAGCAGCTTCGCTCCTCGAGCTGGACTAGGACACAACAGCTTCCCCCTCCTCAGGGACCCACcaagctcccccacagcctccatctccctgtctgctctgctccccccagcctgtCTGGGCCTGGATGGcgtccccctcctcctctgtggCAGACACACTGTGTGCCCTTGAGCACGTCACTTACAGCCCCCAACAGTATTCATAATGGATCAGGCCTGTATTAGCCCCACCACTCATCTACAAAGCAGCAGCTCAGCgctggtggcagcgctgggaTCTCTAAGCAGGGTGGCTTTGTAGTGAGTAATGGCACCATGGTGTGACTCCACAAaactaggttcaattccctgccacagccttcctgtgtgacattgggcaagtcacggcactgctccctgcctcagtttccccaatctttaaaatggggagaaCGATCCTTCTTTTGCCTGTTCAGATTGCAGGCTCTTTGGCAGCAGGGACGGTTTCCTCAGAGGAGTCGTTAGTGTCTGGCATTAAAATAAGGTCGCGACCCACTTTcgagtcctgacccacagtttgtaAACCCCTGACCTCGTGGAACCGACACAGCGTCTTGCTTCTGCCCTATGCacggggaagagggggggggcaaacaaaggaaaaataaccCCAGAATAAATGAACTGAAGTTACCACTTGTTATGGTTCCAGCAGCATCAAGACATCGGGTCTCGGATCCAGTACACACTATGGTTTGTTCATTGCATTGACCAGCATTCAACATgtagcaggctgggcagcgctggCCGTTCAGGGTGGTGTTAGCCGGGGGCACTGGAGAGAAGCGGAGCAAACGCAGTCAGCTCGGGGGACGAGCCCCAGGCGGCggcggggcagggagagcagcttgcacagctcagccctgggtgccccctgCAGGGGGAGCTGTAGCTCTGGGGACgccgggggcagcaggggcaggggagaggtttgcagcagggagccctggatTTCGCCCTGGGTGGGGTCAGCTGGGTTCACACCTGGTGGGAGCCTAAAGCCCCGCCCACTAAACTCCACCCACGCAGGGGCTCAGTGTTATTCCCTGGggagccccctgcagggcaggaggcCCAGACCCAGGAAGGTAACGTTGGACAGGAGGTGcagtggatgggggaggagaggcggAGATGGTGAGAGGTACCTGTAACGGTGGTTGTTCTGCAGGCGTCTCCCACGCAGCAGGCGACGCCCGTCCTTGTTGTCATTCCCTGCCCAAAATTCATAGACAAGGGGCCGGCTCTACATTGGCTGGACGTCACACAGCCCTTGTGAATGCTCTGGGTGTTCATTCCCGCTGCACAGGAGGAGAAGACAGAGATATATTCCCCTGCCACTCCCACCCCATCAATGCCCTCTTCACAACGACACCCAGGTGCCATTAGCCTTCCTCTAgccaggaggaaactgaggcacagagaggggaagtgactaaTCCGAGGTCCCGCAGGGCTAGAGAAAGCCATTTCAGCTTTCTAAATCCTAAATCCAGCATTTacatcccccagctccccactcagctgccGCGTAACCCTGGGGGCCCCGAATCTTCGGCCCATAAAGCCCTTTCGTTGCCAAAGTTTCCACCAGTGGGTACATGCAGGGCCACTGAAATCCCAACGCCGTGCGTCCTGCTCGCCCCTGAGCCACGGTGGGATTTCCAAACTAGGCGTTCCCCCGTGCTGATATCACTTGCGGGGCCTCATCCAGGAGACGTCCTTGGAGCACGCCCACCGGATCGGGCCCTGCACAAAGCCCAgtcaggggaggagatgggggtggggtggcccCCCGGATACCCAGTGGGTTGGACACTCTCTGTGGACGTGGGTGATCAGGTTCCAGGGCATGTTTGAAATAGTTAAACAATATGGGGCGGCTTCAACAGGGGaaccagagacacacacacacacacacacacacacaccggaaaCCAGGGAGCCAGGCATGACCGTAGTAGGGGGAGGGATCTGGGCTGAAGTACCCGCCCCAGAggagggactagaacccaggcatcctggctccccagCCCGCTCGCTGACCCAGGTTGGTTAGGCTCCATCTCACCTACCCAATGTAGTCACTGTCAGAGAGATGGCACAAGAGTCCCGCCCAGCTGGGCAGGTCTGCATGGTGCCCGTGCAGCTGGTTCCTTGGCCTTCGCACACCTCACACTGCAGGCAGGACcctggggaagaagagagaaCATGACACATCTAGATTTGTCCCTTCCCTTGAATTTAACTGACCCCAGCTTGGAACTGGCCCCATTGATACCAACGCAGCTATGGCCGACTGACCCCGGGTGGGGACCCTGCAGAAATGCCTTTTATATCGTCTTGAGCTCATGGAACTGAAATTCAGATCTGCCTTTCAGAGCAGAGACAATCCCCTGTCAGGAAGGCCCTTGGCCTCTGGCCAGCTCTGAAACTGCCCAGTCAGGATACATTTTAGTGATTTAAAGAGTAAATATTCCCTCCCATTGTTTCACTCGTTGTCATGGGGACTTTGTGActtccagccctctcctcctcGGACGCAGAcactcccagctcagcccccGTTATTCTGTGGCTGATGATCAGTTACATTAAATTAACAGTTTCACCCGGCAGGCGGCTCTGAGCGGTTGGTACGTTGGAGAAGTTAGGAAATCAGCCCCTGTAGGAACAGGGCCCCACTCACCGGTAGCCAGGAGAGCAGCGAGGATGCAGACGACAAGAGAAGCCTCCATGGTGATGGGGAAGCAGCAGATCGGCGCTGGGGTCTGTGATGCAGCCAAGTCTCCAGCCAGGGGATTGATCACTGATCGGCTGAAATGAAATCAGACGAAAGACTGCACGTGCGTGAGCTGGTCGACAGAGTGGGTGGAATCACAGAGCCGTTTGCCACAGCTCTGGAGTAACGGCACCTCTGACCCGCTTTGCAGCTGGTATGTTCGCAGCACCCACCCGGAGCAGTCAGAGACAAACCTCAAATACTCCTGCTGGAAGGTTGCAGCTTAAGGTGACTCTGTTTCTGGGGATCCAGAACAATCCTACACAGCAAGCACATacaagagagagacaaagcaggctgctccctatgATAGTGAGACAACTCAGCCTACCTTTTTCTAGGCTGGTTTCTTCCAGACTACTTCTGGTCCCATGCTTCCCCGTGGAGCCCCCAAGACTGGCAGCAGGACGAGGAaactccactccctgcccccactcttaAAGCAATAGCTTTCCATTGCAATCAGTCCTCAATACACAACATCCAACTCCCTGCAAAGCAGCTCTCAGCCACGCACTACTTTTCACAGCGGAAGGACCCCGTATCCCTCCTCCAGAGCCCAATTCCTTTGTTTGCCCCTGTAATGGGGTCAGCACCCGCCTCTCGTGTGTGCCCCCTTTTCTCTGGGGGATAGTGCCTGCAAACACAGTTCTTACTGGGGGGGGGCACCCACCTCTCGTGGCTGGCCCCCTTTCTCTCGGTTAGGTGTgacctgcttttct contains:
- the LOC135892548 gene encoding phospholipase A2 inhibitor and Ly6/PLAUR domain-containing protein-like, which encodes MEASLVVCILAALLATGSCLQCEVCEGQGTSCTGTMQTCPAGRDSCAISLTVTTLAGMNTQSIHKGCVTSSQCRAGPLSMNFGQGMTTRTGVACCVGDACRTTTVTVPPANTTLNGQRCPACYMLNAGQCNEQTIVCTGSETRCLDAAGTITSGRNPVQMVMKGCVSQSICDQLQVGSGTVAGISASLTMAKCTDPSGAAGGAPGAAGLLLPALAGLLLLNLLS